The Bacteroidales bacterium genome window below encodes:
- a CDS encoding GatB/YqeY domain-containing protein: MNLFDTISKDIKNAMLKKEKEKLEVLRAIKTALLLAKTEKGQDSVLSEETEIKLLQKLIKQRKEAGEIYKTQVRKELANKEFFEAEIIQTYLPEQISEEELIKILKDIITETGASSVKDMGKVIGLASKRLAGKADGKMISEKVKMLLS; this comes from the coding sequence ATGAATTTATTTGATACAATATCAAAGGACATAAAAAACGCAATGCTTAAAAAAGAAAAAGAAAAACTTGAAGTATTGAGAGCAATTAAAACAGCTTTATTACTTGCAAAAACTGAAAAAGGACAAGACTCTGTATTGTCAGAAGAAACAGAAATTAAATTACTGCAAAAATTAATAAAGCAACGAAAAGAGGCAGGAGAAATTTATAAAACACAAGTAAGAAAAGAACTAGCTAATAAAGAGTTTTTTGAAGCCGAAATTATTCAGACTTATCTTCCTGAACAAATTAGCGAAGAGGAACTAATAAAAATACTAAAAGATATTATTACAGAAACAGGAGCATCTTCTGTTAAAGATATGGGAAAAGTTATAGGGCTGGCATCTAAAAGACTTGCAGGTAAAGCAGATGGAAAAATGATTTCCGAAAAAGTAAAAATGTTATTATCATAA
- a CDS encoding PIN domain-containing protein, producing the protein MNKINIVSYSPKASDKFFFDNNVWMYLYCPIGNYNQFSVSKYSDFFGKIIDAGATIYVSSLILSEFFNSYSRLDFNIWRNGEDKNYKKDFRPTERFKETSEIIVNTIESRILGIAERINDEFTNIPIEEINEKCKDLDFNDGYYIELSKKYACKIVTNDRDFLNVSDEIDIFTLH; encoded by the coding sequence ATGAATAAGATCAATATCGTTTCATATAGTCCAAAAGCTTCTGATAAATTTTTCTTTGATAATAATGTTTGGATGTATCTTTATTGTCCTATTGGTAACTATAACCAATTCTCGGTATCAAAATATTCTGATTTTTTCGGTAAAATAATAGATGCAGGAGCTACCATATATGTTTCCTCACTGATATTATCAGAGTTTTTTAATTCTTATAGCAGGTTAGATTTTAATATTTGGAGAAATGGCGAAGACAAAAATTACAAAAAAGATTTTAGACCTACCGAAAGATTTAAGGAAACAAGTGAAATAATAGTTAATACCATTGAATCAAGAATTCTTGGCATTGCTGAAAGAATTAACGATGAGTTTACAAATATTCCAATTGAAGAAATTAACGAAAAGTGCAAAGATTTAGATTTTAATGATGGTTATTATATTGAACTCTCAAAAAAATATGCTTGCAAAATAGTTACCAATGATAGGGATTTTCTTAATGTTTCTGATGAAATAGATATTTTTACTTTACACTAG
- a CDS encoding STAS-like domain-containing protein yields MNEVNINIFQAVGSDVAVSSEKGNEIFVQIDKALQNNVIVNLDFSNIKILTTAFLNAAIGQLYSKYKSETLKKSLRLFNISDSDKLLLKKVTDRAKEYFADKNVDIIIKESFNDE; encoded by the coding sequence ATGAATGAAGTAAATATAAATATTTTTCAAGCAGTTGGTTCAGATGTTGCTGTTTCTTCTGAAAAGGGAAATGAAATTTTTGTGCAAATTGATAAGGCTTTACAAAACAATGTTATTGTTAATTTAGATTTTAGTAATATAAAAATCTTAACAACGGCTTTTTTAAATGCAGCAATTGGTCAATTGTACAGCAAATATAAAAGCGAAACACTAAAAAAATCATTACGTCTCTTTAATATATCAGACTCAGATAAATTATTGTTAAAAAAAGTAACCGACAGAGCAAAAGAATATTTTGCAGATAAAAATGTTGACATTATCATTAAAGAGTCATTTAACGATGAATAA
- a CDS encoding DUF2326 domain-containing protein, with translation MFLKYLHITKNGKTLRKIDFKKGVNLIVDTTPKSKIKETGNNVGKTTVLRLVDYCLGSSGKDIYQGTEFKDTDTNVEQFLINNNVEISLCLISSLDDSNAKKIILKRNFLQRKQKIASINGENYPNIRKEYCIELNKLIFGIKADKPTFRQIVSRFIRNDALKMNNILYYLPINKKNIYETVFLYMFGVKGKNELLSEKQILDDQLTLENKILSKISGRQPATTIEQVLKTLHNDIEELNDKKKKFNVSPKYQEEFEKLKFIKEKINSISSKLAERQMRLNLMQENINDLKENISTVDNEALKTMYSETKSFIPELQKKFEDAVKFHNSLIQNKLKFISKDIPTIENEIEELKESLNSELQNEETVGSKLSNSGSLSDYDLLVEELNAKFEKKGQFEEKLAQIKSLEKSISEKKERLSKINIEIDKSEPELAANITLFNKFFTYYSKELYDEKFVLSHYVDKDIYKLRIDNLDANTGDGKKKVQIAAFDLAYIAFTKKIGMQSLSFEMHDRIEGIHSHQLSTLFELVNSDKFNGQYIVSVLKDKFDNDKLKSYLEENKRLELSQNDKLFRIENV, from the coding sequence ACTGTTTTACGTTTAGTTGATTATTGTCTTGGCAGTAGCGGGAAAGATATTTATCAAGGAACAGAATTTAAAGATACAGATACAAATGTTGAGCAATTTTTAATAAATAACAATGTAGAAATTTCTTTATGCTTAATTTCTTCTCTTGATGACTCTAATGCAAAAAAAATTATCTTAAAAAGAAATTTTCTACAGCGGAAACAAAAGATTGCATCAATTAATGGAGAGAATTATCCAAACATACGAAAAGAATATTGCATTGAATTAAATAAGCTCATTTTTGGAATAAAAGCAGACAAGCCAACATTTAGACAAATTGTGTCTCGATTCATTAGGAACGATGCTTTGAAAATGAATAATATTCTTTACTATTTGCCGATAAATAAAAAAAACATTTACGAAACAGTATTTCTTTATATGTTTGGTGTAAAAGGGAAGAATGAACTTTTATCAGAAAAACAAATTCTTGATGACCAACTTACTTTGGAAAATAAAATTCTTTCCAAAATTTCAGGCAGACAGCCTGCAACAACTATTGAGCAAGTTTTAAAAACTTTGCATAACGATATTGAAGAATTAAACGATAAAAAGAAAAAGTTCAATGTATCCCCAAAATATCAGGAAGAATTCGAAAAGCTGAAATTCATAAAAGAAAAAATAAATTCGATTTCATCGAAATTAGCTGAAAGGCAGATGCGATTAAATTTAATGCAGGAAAATATAAATGATTTGAAAGAGAACATTTCAACTGTTGACAACGAAGCACTAAAAACAATGTATTCCGAAACAAAATCATTTATTCCCGAATTGCAAAAGAAATTTGAAGATGCAGTAAAATTTCATAATTCACTGATTCAAAACAAACTTAAATTTATTTCAAAAGATATTCCTACCATCGAAAACGAAATTGAAGAGTTAAAAGAGAGTTTAAATTCAGAATTGCAGAACGAGGAAACAGTTGGTAGTAAATTATCAAATTCAGGCTCACTGTCAGATTATGACTTATTAGTAGAGGAACTAAATGCAAAATTTGAAAAGAAAGGACAATTTGAAGAAAAACTTGCACAAATAAAAAGTTTAGAAAAAAGTATCTCCGAAAAAAAGGAAAGATTATCAAAAATAAACATCGAAATAGATAAATCAGAACCTGAATTAGCAGCAAACATCACACTTTTTAATAAATTTTTTACCTATTATTCAAAAGAACTATATGATGAAAAGTTTGTTTTATCTCATTATGTTGATAAGGATATTTATAAATTGAGAATTGATAATTTAGATGCTAATACGGGAGACGGAAAAAAGAAAGTTCAGATTGCAGCTTTTGACCTAGCATATATTGCTTTTACAAAAAAAATAGGAATGCAATCATTAAGTTTTGAAATGCATGATAGAATTGAAGGTATTCATTCACATCAGTTAAGTACTTTATTCGAACTTGTAAATTCAGACAAATTTAATGGTCAATATATTGTTTCCGTGCTAAAAGACAAATTTGATAATGATAAGCTAAAAAGCTATTTGGAAGAAAATAAAAGATTGGAATTATCGCAAAATGATAAGCTATTTAGAATTGAAAATGTATAA